The window TCTGAAGCTATTACGAACTCATCATCAGCACAAGCAAGCTTTACCATTTCGAACCTCAACCACTCATCGGTCAGCTTTCTCCCTACCTTGTGAGGTGGAACACGAGCAGGTGCAAGCCAGACCTTATTGAGCTTTCCCTCACACCTTATCCACTCCGCAAGAATCAAATGCCCCCAGTGAGGCGGGTCGAATGTACCACCAAAAAGTCCTATGCGCATGTTATTCCTCCGTCATTTCCTGAGCTACTTTGTGGACAAGTTCAACAGGATATTCGTAAGACATACAATAAAGCCTATCCCCCGATTTAAGTTCGCTTATTCCAGTTTCAATTTTTGGATTGACGAAAAGTTTGCCTTCACGCTCTATGCCTATCAGAATAACCGGATTGCCCAGCTCGCGGGTTTTACAGTAAAGCTTATAGCTAACATCCTCAAAGCGCATACCCACGAATTGTTCGGGAACATCAAAATCGTAGAACTCACAGGTATCTTCGCTTACCGTGACGAGATTCTTGACTATATCGACTATCTTGGGGTTAATAAGCGCATCGGCAGCAAGAAGAAAATCTCTTTTTGAACCGCATATAACTTTGTCCACCAGCACTTCGAGCCTGTCCGCGAATACTGCGTCATTTACTTTTGCGATAATGTTCGGTCTCGTATTAAGCTTTTCCTCATCAAAAATCTTCTTCAACGCAAGGGCGCAAAAGAGCACTTCCTGGTCTGGCTGCTTGGACCATTCTGGCGGAACTATTAAAATCGAGTTTGCGAACTGCGCACACGCATCTTTAAGGTCCTCTACACGACTCATCGAACCGTAAACAGCCTCTATCTCGCGCCAGTAATCATCATATTTGTCGATAAGCCTCCTGACGCTATCCTCATAATCTTTATTAGCAAGCAACACTATAGGCTTTCTTCTTTCACCAAGAGCGGGTTCGGTAAGTTGCCTTACTATGTCGTCAAGGCGGGAATTCCAGCCACATATCAAGTAATGACCAGCAACATTCACAGATGACCTCCTTTGCATAAAAATATTATGTAATATTAAAAATATTTCCGTGCCGATCCTCGTTATTCCGTTAATAAAGAAATACACCGTTGCGATCACGGCAACGAATTCGCCAGCGAATGTTAGCGGTGCTCCCATTTCCCAGCCCTGTATGACAAGCGAGGGGACTAAAAGCGCGAGAAATGCCCGTGGGTATGTCGAAAATGGCGATTCCAAAAGTTTTTCGGGCGAAAGAAAACCTTTCTCAAACGCGGTGACAAAGGCAGCAGACGAAAGAAGCACTAAAATGTGCGCTATAATACCCTGCCAGAGACGGCGATTAAGCGTTCTTCTTAAAAATCTTTTCCGCCACTTAATTCTAAAAAGCCTGAACTCGAAAACGAAATACGCAGTGAGTATAATTCCGCCCAAGGCAAGGTAAAAAATAAACTCTGTCATTTTGTAGCCAAAGCCGAGTGACGCAAGCAAATCCTCCAAACTCACCTCCCTTTAAATAATTTTTTCGGGATTCATAAGTCCCTTGGGGTCTATAGCTTTTTTTATCGTAGCTATGGTATTCACAAAGGGACTTTCGTAAAACATGCGAAGATACTTGCGTTTGACATAACCTATTCCATGCTCACCCGTGATAGTGCCGCCAAGCTTTACCGCCAAGCCTAAAATCTCAGGAACTATTTTGTCCTTTGCAGCCGCCCAGGCATCATCCTCCATGCTATCCCGCAAAAGGTCGATGTGCATATTGCCATCACCAAGATGACCAAACCCCAGTATTGTAGCTCCGTGTTCCTCACCTATTTTTTTCACCCCCTCAAGCAATTCGGGAATTCTGGTGGGCGGCACAGCTACATCCTCGGCTGCAATGTCTTTTGATCTGTGTCTTATAGCATCGCGAATGCTTCTTCGCGCCTTCCAAAGCCTTTCGGACTCAGGTCTTGTCATGGCTACAAGCACATCCACTGCACCCTCCTCAAGCAGGTGTTCACCCACGACTTCAAGTTCTCTTTCTAAGCGCGTTTCATCAAAACTTTCGAGCGCCACTATAATTTGCGCTGCACAGTCCGACATGGGCAATTCATGCTCGAGCAAAACCTCGACCAACTTGACTATTTCTCCCTCCATAAACTCCATTGCGGCAGGATAAACTCCAGTTTTCGGGATTATTCTTAGGGCAGCATTAATAGCGGCACTGCTGTTCTCGAAACCAGCAAGAAGCTCCGCGGAAAAAGAGGGTTTGGGAACGAGCTTTACCATAACCTCAGTTATAATGCCCAGTGTTCCCTCGCTGCCTATTATAAGCGACTTCAAGTCGTAGCCCGCGACATCTTTAATCATTTTCCCGCCCAGCCGCACTTTCTCACCTTCGGGCAGGACGACCTCAAGTCCATATACGAAGTTCTTCGTGGTTCCGTACTTGAAGGCTTTCATCCCGCCCGCAGATGTGGCTACATTTCCGCCTAAGGAACACGAATCGACGCTCGCGGGGTCAGGTGGATAGTACAACCCGATACTTTCTATTTCACGCTGAAATTCGCCAGTTATTATGCCGGGTTGGACGCGCGCTATAAGATTTTTCTCGTCAACCTCGATTATGTCTTTCATTTTTTCAAGGGATACCACAACGCCGCCCAAAATTGGTACTGCACCTCCTGCCACACCAGTTCCCGCGCCACGGGGTGTTATCGGAACCTCATTCTCATAACAAAGCTTCACCACCTCAGCTACTTCGTCGCTGGTCTT is drawn from bacterium and contains these coding sequences:
- a CDS encoding NAD-binding protein translates to MEDLLASLGFGYKMTEFIFYLALGGIILTAYFVFEFRLFRIKWRKRFLRRTLNRRLWQGIIAHILVLLSSAAFVTAFEKGFLSPEKLLESPFSTYPRAFLALLVPSLVIQGWEMGAPLTFAGEFVAVIATVYFFINGITRIGTEIFLILHNIFMQRRSSVNVAGHYLICGWNSRLDDIVRQLTEPALGERRKPIVLLANKDYEDSVRRLIDKYDDYWREIEAVYGSMSRVEDLKDACAQFANSILIVPPEWSKQPDQEVLFCALALKKIFDEEKLNTRPNIIAKVNDAVFADRLEVLVDKVICGSKRDFLLAADALINPKIVDIVKNLVTVSEDTCEFYDFDVPEQFVGMRFEDVSYKLYCKTRELGNPVILIGIEREGKLFVNPKIETGISELKSGDRLYCMSYEYPVELVHKVAQEMTEE
- a CDS encoding FAD-binding protein — protein: MKGKKVNRKITSDFVYRLREIVGDERVLDDPDTIERYSCDETPELYSMPDLVVLPKTSDEVAEVVKLCYENEVPITPRGAGTGVAGGAVPILGGVVVSLEKMKDIIEVDEKNLIARVQPGIITGEFQREIESIGLYYPPDPASVDSCSLGGNVATSAGGMKAFKYGTTKNFVYGLEVVLPEGEKVRLGGKMIKDVAGYDLKSLIIGSEGTLGIITEVMVKLVPKPSFSAELLAGFENSSAAINAALRIIPKTGVYPAAMEFMEGEIVKLVEVLLEHELPMSDCAAQIIVALESFDETRLERELEVVGEHLLEEGAVDVLVAMTRPESERLWKARRSIRDAIRHRSKDIAAEDVAVPPTRIPELLEGVKKIGEEHGATILGFGHLGDGNMHIDLLRDSMEDDAWAAAKDKIVPEILGLAVKLGGTITGEHGIGYVKRKYLRMFYESPFVNTIATIKKAIDPKGLMNPEKII